In the genome of Serratia symbiotica (Periphyllus acericola), the window CTGGTGGGGGCAGGTGGTGCGGCGCGTGGTGTGATCTTGCCGCTGTTGTCCTTGGGCTGTGAACTAACGATCACCAACCGAACTTTTAGACGGGCGCAGGAACTGGCTCAGCTCTTCCAACACCGTGGTGAGATCTCGGCGCAACCGATGGATCAGCTTGATCAGCATCGGCAATTCAATCTGGTGATCAATGCCACGGCTTCCGGCATCAGCGGTAAGATACCGGCGTTGCCAGTCGGTGTGGTCAACAGCAAAACCCGGTGTTATGACATGTTCTATCAGTTGGGAAGGACACCGTTCCTCGCTTGGGCGCAGCAACAGGGGGCAACGGAGTTTGCCGATGGTCTGGGGATGCTGGTTGGGCAGGCTGCTTATGCGTTCTTGCTGTGGCACGGTATAATGCCTGAGATCGAACCGGTATTGCGCTGTGTGCGTAGTAAGTTGGCGGCATAAGCGAAGCACCTGTTCCCGATCAGGTAATAGGTGCTAGTCAGATAGCTTTCGGAAGGTATTCGTCATTCCAGCGCACAATAGTTATTGGCAGAGTAGAGTAATCCTTCCAACTCGGCGGCGTTTAGCGGGCGAACCTGGCGCGCTGGGCTACCCATATAGAGATAACCGCTGACCTGGTATCACCAGGCTGCCAGCACTAATCATCACATCATATTCTATTACTACACCGTCTAGCAGGATCGCACCCATACCTACCAGTACCCGATTGCCGATGGTGCAGCCGTGTAGTATGGCCTTATGGCCAACAGTAACGTCATCGCCAATCAATAATGGGTAACCTTCGGGGTTATGTTTCGATCTATGGGTTACGTGTAGCACACATCCATCCTGAATATTGCTGCGTGTGCCAATCTTATATCGCATTAACGTCACCACGAATGGCGACCATAGGCTAAATACTGACATCGTTGGGCGTTGTTGAATAAATCGAACTTTTGGCCGGGACGAGGATCAGATCACTCTCCTTCTGTCAACATAGCGACATTCCGTGGCCCAGCAAAAGTTCAACATCACCAACTGGAAGGCTTACAAAAACGCCCTTATCACTCGGGATTCACTCACTTGCTGGGGGGATGAAACGGCACTTCACGCCTGGTACTAAGAGGCAAAACCTTCTCTGCGTGGTCGCCCACCACATTATTCTGATATGGCAATCACCAGCGTATTGATGCTGAAACGGATTTTCGGCCTGACACTTCGCGCCCTCCAGGGCTTCGTCGACTCCATTGTCACACTGATTAAAGTACCGTTGAACTGCCCGGACGACACCTGCATCAGTAAGCGGGCAAAGTCCGGCCATGTCCCGTTTAAAACCCCAACGCTGGGTGAAATTGCGCACCTCGTTATCGACTCTAACGGGCTCAACGTGTTGGGTGAAGACGAGTGGAAGGTAAAAAAACACGGTCAGGAAAAACGGCGTATCTGGCGAAAACTGCATTTGGCCGTAGATACAGAAACACATGAGGTCATCTGTGCTGACCTTTCCTTGAGCAATGTCACTGATACCGAAGCCTTCCCAGGTCTTATCCGCCAGAGGTACCGTAACATCAAAGTCGCCTCGGCGGATCGGGCTTAGGATACGCGAGTGTGTGATGATGAGTTAAGGGACAAGAAGCTCAAGGCGTTAATACCGCCCAGCAGCGGAGCCCGTTATTGGTCGGCAGACTATGCAGAGCGAAATCAAGCGGTGGTGCACCAGCGCGTTACCGGAGACAACACACGGTGGAAAAGTATCACAGGCTACCACCGACGTTCGACAGCGGCAACAGCGAGGTACAGAGTAAAACAGCTATTTGGTGGTCACCTGTCGCGGCGAGATTATGATGGGCAAGTTGCAGAGGCGCTGGCCATGATCTGTGCATTAAACAAGATGACGCTCGCCGGTATGCCAGAAAGTGTACGCCTTGCCTGAAAGATGCCCATTCACGTGACTCTTTATTCCAAATCCGATTTATTCAACAAAGCCCATCTGACGCGTACATGGCGTACGTGAGGAGGGTGAGCACTGCCAGAGTCAAAATGGGATAGGGGCTGAGTTCACACTTTTATGGTTAGTAAAAAATCATGCTGAAAATACTTCTAACTTCCACGTCACCCTATCGAAAAATACTGTTGGAAAAGCTGCAACTGTCCTTCTCCTGCGCAGCAGCGGAAGTGGATGAAACGCCAATGGCCGATGAAACCGCCGAGGCGCTAGTGCTTAGGCTGGCGACAGCAAAAGCTCAGGCACTGGCCAGCGCCTATCCCGACCACCTGATTATCGGTTGCGATCAGGTCTGCATGATTGACGGAAAAACCACCGTCAAGCTGCACAGTGCCGAAAACGCATGCACCCAATTGCGCCAGGCCAGCAGCCAAATCGTCACCTTTTATACTGGTCTGGCTCTGTACAATAGCCGCAGCAGGTATTTGCAGGTGCTGTGCGAACCGTTTCAGGTGCATTTACGCACGCTTAGGGAAGGCGGAGATTAGCGCCTACATAAGCCTGGAGCAGCCACTGAATTGCGTCGGTAGCTTTAAAAGTGAATGATTGGGGATTGCCCTGTTCGATAGACTAGAAGGCCGAGATCCTAATGCGCTGGTTGGCCTGCCGCTGATCGCGTTGCTCGCTATATTCGTGCTGAATGCGTCAACCCGCTAGCCTGACCGGTTTATTGGGCTGTCTGACAGCGCAACCTCTGCAAACATTGGCGCAGCACCCCATCCATCGGTGCTTCAATGCACACGGTTTCACCGGTGGCAGGATGCTTGAAGTGCAGCGCCGACGCATGCAGGAATAAACGCTTGAGGCCGGTGCCAAGCAGTTTCCGGTCAAACTCGCGATCACCATAGCGATCATCAAAAGCGATCGGGTGCCCCGCATGCAGCGCATGCACGCGGATTTGATTAGTGCGCCCAGTAATCGGGCTGGCTTTGACCAGCGTGGCAAACTCGTAACGTGCTTCCACTTTAAAGCGCGTTTCCGAGGACTTGCCTTCACTGCTAACGCGCACGATACGTTCACCGCTGTGCAAAATGTTTTTCAGCAAGGGTGCCTGCACCACTTTGCAGTGGGACTGCCACTGGCCGCGCACAAGCGCCAGATAGTCCTTTTGCATTCCTTTCATCCGTAGTTGCTCATGTAGCGACCTCAGCGCCGAACGCTTCTTTGCTACCAGCAGTACGCCGGAGGTATCACGATCCAAACGGTGCACCAGTTCCAGGAAACGGGCTTCTAGCCGCAGCGCGCGCAGCCCTTCAATGACGCCAAAGCTCAGGCCGCTACCGCCATGCACCGCCGTACCCGAGGGTTTGTTCAAGATCAGCAGGTGATCGTCTTCATACAAAATGCAGTTGGCCAGCGCAACCACTTTATTCAGTTTGGCGGATACCAGCACCACTTCCCTCTCAGCTATGCGCACCGGCGGTACGCGCACCAGATCGCCCGCAGCCAACTTGTACTCAGCCTTGATACGCCTTTTATTTACGCGCACCTCGCCTTTGCGCACGATGCGGTAAATAATGCTCTTCGGCACACCTTTCAGGCGAGCGAGCAAAAAGTTGTCGATTCTCTGACCGGCTTCGTCGTCAGAAATCGTGATTACTTGTACTGCCGGATTGTTAATTTTCATGGTGCGGAATTCTAAAGAGAGCGCGTTAATAGCGCCACATCTATTTCTGTGCTTAACTGTCTCTTAGATGGCGTGTGAAACCCCGGCGACAAATAAGCAAGACAGTATGCCGATTTGAACGTTTGCGATTTCCTCCACCGTTGGAAAAGTCACCTTGCTATAACGGCATCAGCAATGGAATAATGTAGTTTCTTTCTGCGTTTATTCTAGTTACAGGAAAAAGGTGGAATTATGGATTTGTCAGATCGCGCAAAAACGCAGCAATGGCGTAAGACGTAATGCGAAATCACACAAATAGCGGGCTGCAGGTTTTAGCTTGGGCGGCAAATGGAATCAGGTCTGTCAACGTTAATCATAAGCTATTCCCAAAATAAAATTGCTGTCTTCACAAAGAAATATCGGCATTACCGAAATAATGCGCCCTTATGCAGGCGACAACCGTGAGGCTGAAGGCTTTGCAAGAAAATTTGGGGTTTTCGGTTCTGATCCGGCCATGTGGTTATTTTGCCCGCAGCTTTGTCGATAATGTAAAAATAACGAGTAAGTTAAGATGAAAAGAATGTTGATTAACGCAACTCAGCGGGAAGAGTTGCGTGTTGCTCTCGTAGATGGACAACGGCTGTATGACTTGGATATCGAGAGCCCAGGCTATGAACAGAAAAAAGCGAATATTTACAAAGGCAAAATCACCCGCATTGAACCAAGTCTTGAAGCAGCATTCGTGGATTACGGTGCAGAACGTCATGGTTTCCTTCCGCTTAAAGAAATTGCCCGCGAATACTTCCCCAGTAACTATTCTTCCCATGGTC includes:
- the aroE gene encoding shikimate dehydrogenase, with protein sequence MEKFAVFGNPISHSKSPLIHALFAEQTGIYHPYGTVLAPLESFEASLQAFISAGGQGANVTVPFKERAFQSASELSELASLAGAVNTLKVLPEGGLLGDNTDSIGLLTDLERQQLIWPQDHILLVGAGGAARGVILPLLSLGCELTITNRTFRRAQELAQLFQHRGEISAQPMDQLDQHRQFNLVINATASGISGKIPALPVGVVNSKTRCYDMFYQLGRTPFLAWAQQQGATEFADGLGMLVGQAAYAFLLWHGIMPEIEPVLRCVRSKLAA
- the rluC gene encoding 23S rRNA pseudouridine(955/2504/2580) synthase RluC, translated to MKINNPAVQVITISDDEAGQRIDNFLLARLKGVPKSIIYRIVRKGEVRVNKRRIKAEYKLAAGDLVRVPPVRIAEREVVLVSAKLNKVVALANCILYEDDHLLILNKPSGTAVHGGSGLSFGVIEGLRALRLEARFLELVHRLDRDTSGVLLVAKKRSALRSLHEQLRMKGMQKDYLALVRGQWQSHCKVVQAPLLKNILHSGERIVRVSSEGKSSETRFKVEARYEFATLVKASPITGRTNQIRVHALHAGHPIAFDDRYGDREFDRKLLGTGLKRLFLHASALHFKHPATGETVCIEAPMDGVLRQCLQRLRCQTAQ